The genomic window TTATCAGCAGTTTGGCAGCACTGGGCCCTTTAAATCGGAAAAATGAAAAACTGACAGATATGGGGGCGTCAAATCCGGTGACCAATTATGGGATCAGCAAAGCGCTTGCCGAAACATACTTGGCTCAGATTCCGAATCTGCCCCTAATCACCTTCAGGCCTACCGCAGTATATGGGCCGAGAGAGAAAGACATTTTCATATTGATTAAAACCATTAAAGCAGGGCTGGAGCTGTATATCGGCAAACAGGAGCAGGAACTGAGCTTTGTGTACGCCACCGATTTGGCGAATATCATTATAAAAGCACTTGCATCTGATGTTGTTGGCAAAAGTTATAACATTTCTGATGGGTCAGTTTATAGCCGTTCTGCACTAGCTAGCCATGTGCGTAAGGCCTTAAACAAAAAAACGTTGACGGTGAATGTGCCTGTGCAAATGATTAAGGGCCTTGCCTGGTCGATGGAACGTTTGTATGGCGTATTTAATAAGATTCCTGCTTTAAATGTAGATAAGATAAAAGAACTCACCGCCCTCAATTGGGGCTGCGACATTAAAAATATTCAGAACGACTTTGGTTTTGTGCCTCAATTCGGACTCGAACAAGGGCTTAATGAAACCATAAACTGGTACCGTAAAAACAATTGGTTATAAGATTTTAAATAAAATAGAATGAAACAACAAGTAAAAGCAGCTGAAGGCAAGCTGGGAATATTAATGCCAGGATTAGGCGCTGTAGCAACAACCATGATTGCCGGAGTTGCTGCAATTAAAAAAGGGATATCAAAACCTATCGGTTCGTTAACACAGATGGGTACCATCCGTTTGGGAAAAAGAACAGAAAAAAGAGAACCAAAAATTAAAGATTTTGTGCCTCTGGCTGGTCTTGAAGACTTAGTTTTCGGTGGTTGGGATGTTTATGAAGATAATGTTTACGAAGCGGCAATGAATGCCCGCGTATTAGACGCTAATCTTTTGCGCGATGTACGCGAGGAATTACAGGCCATTAAACCGATGCGCGCTGCTTTCGACAGAAATTATGTAAAAAACCTTGATGGTAAATATGTAAAAGATCTCGATAACCGTTACGAACTGGCTTTAGCCGTAATGGAAGATATTAAAAACTTCAAAGCAGAAAACAATTGCGATCGTATAGTATTGGTGTGGTGTGGTTCTACCGAAATTTATTTCGAACCATCAGAAGTTCACGAATCGCTTGCTGCTTTTGAGCAGGGTTTAAGAGATAACGATTTGCGTATTGCACCAAGTATGATCTATGCTTATGCCGCATTAAAATTAGGAATTCCTTTCGCTAACGGAGCACCAAACTTAACGGTTGATATTCCAGCCTTAATCGAACTGGCTAAAGAAACCGATACCCCAATTGCCGGTAAAGATTTTAAAACCGGTCAAACTTTAATGAAAACAATTTTGGCACCTGGTTTGGCAGCACGTTCGTTAGGTGTAAACGGTTGGTTTTCTGATAATATTTTAGGTAACCGCGATGGTTTGGTGTTAGATGATCCTGATAATTTTAAAACAAAAGAAGTATCTAAACTGGGGGTATTGGAAGATATCTTTAAACCAGAGGTTAACCCTGATTTGTATGGTGATATGTACCACAAAATCAGGATCAACTATTATCCGCCTCACGGTGATAACAAAGAAAGCTGGGATAACATCGATATTTTCGGTTGGTTAGGTTATAAAATGCAGATCAAGATCAATTTCCTTTGTCGCGATTCGATTTTAGCCGCACCGATTGTATTAGATCTTGCTTTGTTTATCGATCTGGCTAAACGTGCAAACCTATCGGGCATTCAGGAATGGTTATCATTCTACCTGAAATCGCCACAAACGATTCCAGGAGTACCTGCTGAAAACGACATTTTTAAACAGTTAATGAAACTTCAGAACACCTTACGTTACATCATGGGCGAAGAATTGATCACCCATTTAGGTCAGGATTACGAAGAAGAACTGATAGAAACAGTATAGTGTTTATCCACAAATTTCTTTCAACGGCTCTGGGAATCGGGTATATCGGCAAGGGCGCAGGTACTTATGCTGCTATAGCAACCTGCATCTGCTGGCATCTTTTCCAGAGCCCTTATACCAACCCTTATTTATGGCCGGTGCTCTTCACTATGCTCATCGTGATATTGGGGGTAATGAGTGCCGATCGGGTTGAAGAGATTTGGGGGAAAGACCACGGTAGAGTGGTGATTGATGAAGTGGCTGGAATGTGCATCACCCTATTGTTTGTGCCTTTAAAATGGGAATACACCCTTATAGGACTTATTCTATTTAGGTTTTTTGATATCCTCAAGGCGCTTTACATCCGAAAACTCGAAGAATTACCAGGTGGTTGGGGGGTAATGGCAGATGATGTACTGGCTGGGATTTATGCAAATGTTATACTGCAACTGGTTGTTGCTTTAGCACTGTTTTAACCATAATGTTCACTTATCTAAAAGCACAGGCATCATCCTTAGTGGCCTCGGCAACAGATTTCGGTGTGACCATTCTTGCCGCAAATCTTTTTGGCTGGTGGTATCTGGCAGCAAGTATTACAGGTACGGTAGCAGGTGGAGCAGTTAATTTTTATGTGAACCGGAAATGGGTTTTCGAAAGTGAAGCTACCGTTATTAAATGGCAGGTGCTGAAATATATTTTGGTATGGGCCGGCAATCTGATTATCGTAACCGCGGGTGTGTTTGTGCTCACCCATTTTTTTAATCTCAATTATGTTCTCGCTAAAGTAGTTAGCTCAGTTATAACCGGGTTGAGTTACAATTATATCATGCAAAAGCAGTTTATTTTTTCAAGCTAAATGAAACCGATCTATTCATTTTTTCTCCTCGTGGTGCTCAGTTTTATTTTGCAGGTAAATGCTTTTGGCCAAAGAACAGTAGTATCTGGCACCGTGCGCGATGCGGTTACCAAAGAAACACTGCCCAATGTTTCCGTCTTTTTTAAAGACACTAAAATAGGGATACAGACCGATGTGAATGGAAAGTACACATTGGTTTCTCCCGATCCACAAAGCGAAATCACTTTTAACTATGTAGGTTATCGGGCAGTTTTTAAAAATGTTATGCCATCTGCAACGCAGGAACTCGATATTGCATTGGTTCCTGATTCAAAAGCTCTGGACGAAGTGGTCATTGTTGGTGGAAAAAAGGTGAGATACCGCAATAAAGATAATCCGGCGGTCGAATTGATCCGCCAGGTAATTGCCCATAAAGATGAAAACCGGATAAAGAGTTACAATACGGTGTCTTTTAGGCAGTATGAGAAGATGTTGTTTTCGTTGAGCAATGTTTCGGAAAAGTTTAAGAACAAAAAGATGTTCAGAAATTATCAGTTTTTATTTCAGGAACAGGATTCGACCTTAATTGGCGGAAAAAACCTCTTGCCGGTGTACATTCAGGAGCAACTAGCCGATAGTTACCTCAGTAAAGATCCAGAAAGAAATAAAACTGTTGTTATTGCCGAGAAACAGGTAAACTTCGATAGCAGGTACATCGATAATAAAGGAATGAAAACCTATTTCGATAGGATGTATCAGGATATTGATATCTATAAAAATAACATCTCTGTAATCAGTAATGAGTTTTTAAGTCCGATTTCGGATGGGGCACCTGCTTTTTATAAGTTTTTTATTACCGATACGTTAAAAAATCAAAAGCCTGAGGTCATCGAGCTGTCTTTTACGCCACGCAATACAAACGATATGTTGTTCGAAGGAAAGATTTATGTAACGAACGATAGCCATTACGCCGTTACCGGAGCTTCATTTGGGGTAAATAAAAACATTAACCTCAATTTTGTACGTGGGTTAAAAGTTGATCTCGATTTTGAAGCCAACAACAAAGGTAAATACAGTTTGAGCAAAAGTAATCTGTTGGCCGATTTTGGTATTGGCAAAACCAAAGGCATAGGTTTTACCGGCGAGCGTACTGTTACCTATAAGAATTACCAGTTTGATGCGGTTCTGCCCGATACTATTTTTCAAGGGAAAAGTACCGTGGTGCAGGCCGATGCAGCAAAAAAAGACGATAAATTCTGGGAGCAAAACAGACTGGATACCATTTCGAAGAACCAGCTTAAGATTTACGGCAATATTGATACCCTGCAAAACCTGCCATCTTTTAAACGGACGATGAAAATCGTTACGCTTTTATTTGCTGGCTATCAGAATCTGGGTCCTTACGAAATTGGTCCGGTAAATACATTTTACAGCTTTAACAATGTAGAAGGGTTGAGGCTGCGTATTGGGGGAAGAACAACACCCGAACTGAGTAAACGTTATTATTTCGAAAATTATTTGGCTTATGGGATTAAAGATGAGAAATGGAAGTTTTTCCTTTCCGGAACTTATTCGCTGAATAACAAATCGATCTACGAATTCCCCCAAAACTACGTGAGGGCCAGTTTTCAGCGCGACACTAAAATTCCCGGACAAGAGCTTCAGTTTGTGCAGGAAGATAATTTCCTGTTGTCGTTTAAGCGCGGGGTAAATGATATGCTGTTGTACAACGATTTTTACCGTTTAGATTATGTAAAAGAATTCGAAAACCACTTTTCTTATAACCTCGGCTTTAAAAAGTGGAGCCAAACGCCTGCCGGTGGACTCAATTACCTAAACGGAGCAAATCAATCTGTCAACCGGTTAAGTACCAGTGAAATTTCTCTGCAATTAAGGTACGCTCCGAATGAAAAGTTTTATCAGGGAAAAATATACCGTGTGCCCATTGCCGATCGTTATCCGGTATTTAATTTGCGTTATACTGCAGGTTTAAAGGGTGTTTTCGGTGGCGAATACAATTACCATAACTTAATGGGCAGCATCGATAAACGTTTCTATTTATCGCAGTTAGGCTATAGCGATGTAACTTTCGAAGGTGGTTATATCGCCGGAAAAGTGCCGTTCCCTTTATTGGCCATACACCGGGCTAACCAAACTTATGCCTATCAGCTCAACTCTTACAACCTGATGAACTTCCTAGAGTTTGTGAGCGATCACTATGTGAGCATCAATATCGATCATAATTTTAATGGCTTCTTTTTTAATAAAGTACCGTTGATCAAAAAATTAAAGTTGAGAGAAGTGGTATCATTCAAAGCCTTATATGGTGGATTGAGAAATGAAAATAACCCAAATTTCCAATCGGGATTGTACCAGTTTCCCGTTTACGAAAATGGCGCACAAAGAACTTATGCATTGGGTAACGAGCCCTATATGGAAGGTAGTGTTGGTGTAGGCAATATCTTTAAACTATTAAGGGTCGACGTAGTGAAACGGTTCAACTACCTCAATAATCCAGAAGTTTCGGAATGGGGAATAAGGGCAAGGGTAAAATTTGATTTTTAAGAAAAAAGCTATGGAAAAAAATCTAAGAGACAGCCTGCAACAGGGCATATATAAGGTGATTAACCCTTTTGTAAAGGGACTGATAAAAATAGGTTTAACACCTAATGCGGTAACCACCATTGGCCTGATCCTGAATATCGGTGTGGCGGTTATTTTTGTGCTCGGTGCCGAAAAATCGAACCGCGGCGATATGTCATACATTGGCTGGGGAGGGGCGCTGGTGCTTTTTGCAGGCCTGTTTGATATGCTCGATGGTCAGGTGGCGCGATTGGGTAACATGAGCTCGAAGTTTGGAGCTTTGTACGATTCGGTGCTCGATCGCTACAGCGAAATGATTATGTTTTTAGGAATTTGTTATTACCTGGTTGCGCATCATTATTTTTTAAGTTCCTTGTTTGCGTTTATCGCATTAATTGGCTCGATGATGGTGAGTTATACCCGTGCAAGGGCCGAGGGATTAGGTGTGGAGTGTAAAGGTGGTTTAATGCAAAGGCCCGAAAGGGTAGTAACCATTGGCGTTTTTGCCATAGCCTGTGGTATTGCAGGTCATTTTATTGGTGGCAATTACAAAGTTTACATACCAGGTATTTCATTCCATGTTTTCGAAACGATGTCGATTTTTACCATGCCCATTACCCTAATGGCGGTATTGACTAATATTACGGCTATTAAACGTTTACAAGAGGCCAAAAAAGGGCTCGAAGCGCAAGAATTTAATGAGCGAAAAGGAAATAACAAGGCGGCATTAATTGCCGGCTTGGTATTAATGGGAAGTTTAGCCGGAATGCTTTCTTTTAACGCAAATGCGCAGGGATCAGATCCTTCTCCGATTACTTTTCCAACGCCAAAAGATATCAGTAATCAGCTGTTTTATTTACAGCGCGATCCAAATACCAATACCATTATCTGCCAGTTAAATGTAGACAAACATGGCGAAGTAAATAAAGAACAGCCCGTAAATGTATTTTGGATGCGTTACGGAGATAAAGGCGAAAAGAAAGAGCTGAGTTATATCCAACGGAAATTTGCTTATGGTATTATCAGCAAAAATCTGGGTAACGGTCAGTTCGAACTGCGGTTTACCTCGCATAAAAAGTTGCCGATGTATTTAAATAAATCTGGTGCAGATAAAAAATACCATGTTTTTGCCACCATTAACAATAAAAAAATGCAGTTGGAACGGATATTTCTTCGGATTGAGGGCGGTACTTTTTGGTTTCCGAATGTAAAATATGTAGAAATAAAAGGTTTTGATGCTTCAGAGCCTTCAAAGGTGTTAGTTGAAAGGATTAAGGTGTAGCGGAGGGCGTTATTCGGACAATGTTGATTGTCATTCTGAGTGCAACGAAGAATCTTTTGATATGAGGTTGGGCGCTGTGTGTTATAGATTAGAGATTCTTCACTGCGTTCAGAATGACAGCGATTTGTCAGTCTGAGGGGAGTCGAAGACTTTGACTAAACGCTCACCCGATCCGTCATTTCGAGCGGAGTGCAGCGCAGTCGGGAACCCGAAGGCTCTGCGAAGCAAAATCTAAAAGATAGATCTCTCCATTCCGCTTTGCTTCAGTCGAGATGACGACTCATCTATCTTGATTTGTCACCAGATACATCATTTCGAGCGAAGTGTACGAAGCCGGTAAATCTATATCGATTTGTCAGTCTGAGCGGAGTCGAAGACCTATGTTCAGAATAATAAATTGTTTGAGGAAAAGATCCTGAAACAAATTCAGGATGACGATTAAATGTGAGGGTAGTCGAAGACCAGTTAAAAATATTACCAAATGAAAAAGAATTTTGTTTCAAATTCAACAGCATCTATCAGGATGTTTAAAAATGACTTTTTAGAAAGCCTATCAAAAGTTAGGTTTTATGTACCGTTGATCGTGTATGTTCCGGTTATTGCTTTCCTTTTTTGGAAGGCGCTTTGGGAAATCGAGATGTCCGTTTTAAATTTTGCCGGTTGGTTTTTGTTGGGCCTGGCCATCTGGACCATTACCGAATACATCCTGCACCGCTATGTTTTCCATTTCGAGCCAGATGTGGAATGGGGCAAGAAAATCCATTTTATTTTTCATGGTGTACACCACGATTACCCCAACGATGCGAAAAGGTTGGTGATGCCGCCTTCGGCCAGTATTCCTATGGCCTTAGGCTTTTATTTTCTTTTCGATTGGTTATTGCCTGATACAGTGGTTTACCCATTTTTCTCTGGTTTTATGATCGGTTATCTCTTTTACGATATGGTGCATTATGCCCTTCATCATGCCAATTTTAAAAGTGGTTTCTGGAAACAGTTAAAACAGCACCATATGCTTCATCATTATTCCGATTCGACCAAGGGTTATGGGGTAAGCTGGACTTTTTGGGATCATATTTTTAGATCTAATTTTGATAAAAAATAACATGCAGCAAGAGGCATTGCTTAAAAACAGTTTTTATAATCTTCGGAATATTTATCTAACAGTTGCTATCTCTGTTGGATATCTATTGTTATCAGTGCTGCTGGTTGGCTTTAAAACCGATCAGCTGGTGCTGATTTTTATTTTTAATGCTTTGTTTTATATCTCGAAGGGAACCAGGCAGTTTATCCTTGGCTTTTCGATCTTTATTGTCTATTGGATACTGTTTGATTACATGAAAGCCTTTCCAAACTATCTTTTTAATACGGTACATATTGAAGATTTATATGACCTGGAAAAAAATACTTTCGGCATTAACTACCATGGCTTAATACTTACACCTAACGAGTATTGGAAAATAAACAGTACTGCGTTTTTAGATGTATTGACAGGGCTTTTCTACCTGATGTGGGTACCTGTTCCGCTGGCCTTCGCTACTTATCTTTTCTTTAAGAATAAGGAACAGTTTGTTCGGTTCTCGCTCACCTTTGTTTGGGTAAATTTGTTAGGTTTTGTGTTGTACTACATTTTTCCGGCTGCACCGCCATGGTATGTGCAGGAACATGGCTTCGAGTTTATCGCCAAAACTGCCGGCAATACTGCTGGATTGGCCCGGTTTGACCATTATTTTAACATTACACTTTTTCATGGTATATACAGCAAAGGTTCTAATGTATTTGCGGCTATGCCATCGCTGCACTCATCTTATCCTGTTATTGTTGTTTATTATGGTTTAAAAAACCGCTTGGGTAAGATCAATATTTTCTTTGCTGCTGTAATGCTTGGCATCTGGTTTTCGGCTGTTTATACCAGTCATCATTATACGCTTGATGTATTGGCCGGATTAAGCTGCGCATTTTTGGGTATTATCTCTTTCAATTATTTAATACGGAATACTAAGTTGAAACAGTTTGCAGAAAATATGATAAGAGTTATTGGTAATTAGAAGCCCAGTAGCCGATCTTACACCATTAATATCTCTTATCATATTTTATTATTTTATAGCACCAAAAGCTGCAAAATAAGAGTTTTTATGCAGAATTTCGGTAACGCTAAACCCAACTTTTTGCAATAGAGCCAGTTGATAGTTTAAAGAACGCGGGGTATCTTCATATTCAATATAATCAAATACCTTTTGCTTATATTCCGCACCGCCAAGTGTTTCAAGGTAGGCCCCGTATTGCTCCTGAAAAAGATGATCGATCAATACAGAATCGTGTGCAATGAGGTCTGAAATCCAGATACTACCTCCAGGTTTTAAAGCCTGGTAAACTTTAGTAAAAACAAGTTCCCAATCGGCATCGGTGCGCAAATGATGAAATGTTGCAGCAGCAAGTATTATATCGAAATGATTCTCGGGTAAATTAAGGTTACGCATATCGTCCTGTATAACGTTTACTGTTCCGGTAGTTTGCACCGATACCCTATCTCTTGCACGTTCCAGCATCGGTAAACTCAAGTCGTTAAGTGTACAGTTGAGATTTGGGATTTTGCTGAGCATTTTTAACGTGTAATTGCCTGCACCACATCCAATATCCAACAGTTCTTTTGCATTTGGATTAATATATTTGGCCGCTCCGGTGCAAAGCTCCATGGTAAGCGGTGCATCGATGGTCGTTTGTTGTCCACTCTCCAAGTTCGAGAAACGTTCTACATCGTTATCAAACCTTGTTTTAATTTCTTCATTTGTTGCCTTATGCGAATAATCTTTATTCATTGCTTTAATTTTTTTGTAAAGTTAGTGCTGTTGATCATATTTGTAAAATATCAATTTTAGCATAAAACGATACCTATTAAGTATTATAAATATGGAGCTCAGACATTTGTTGTATTTTAAAACTGTTGCAGAAGAACTTCATTTTACCAAGGCTGCAGCAAAACTTTTCATCTCGCAGCCCCCCTTGAGCAGGCAGATTAAAGAACTTGAAGAAGAACTCGAAGTACAATTGTTTACCAGGAGTAATAAGCGGGTTGCATTAACAAATGCCGGAAAGTACTTTAAGACTGAAGTAGATGCTATGTTTGCCAAACTGGAAGAGAGTAAAGAAGTGGTCCGTAAAATTCATGATGGCGTTAGTGGCGAATTAAAGATTGGCTACATCAGTTCGGTTTACCAATCGCAACTGGCAGAAATTTTAAAATTAATGCACCAGGAATTCCCTTATTTGAAGACGAGTTTATTCGAAGTGCCCACACTTGCTCAAATTAAAGAGCTGGAACATGGTGGTTTAGATGTGGGGATTTTAAGAGCACCGGTTCTATCAGAAAAATTGAAAGTAGAATCTTTGTTTTTTGATCCATTTGTAGTGGTTATTCCTTTAACAGACCAAAAAATTGATGCGAAGAACGGACTTGCTGATTTTTTGAAGAAAAGCCCGTTTATATTCTTTAATAAAGATTTTGCGCCTCAGTATAACCAGAAACTGATGGAAATTTGCCAGCGGATGGGCTTTAGTCCCGATATTACCCACGAGGCCAACAATGTACACTCCATATTACAATTGGTAGAAGCAGGCCTGGGGGTATCTATTTTGCCATTGTCGTTAAAAAAACAATATGCACAGTTGAAAGTATCTTTTATTGAATTTGATGCTATTCCGGTCAACACAGAGGTGGTACTGGCTTATAAAGAATCAAATAAAAATCCGGCGTTAAGCTGGTTTATTAAATATTATGCCGAGTTAAAAATCAATTGATTTTCAATAAGATAAGTATAATGAAATCCAGTACCGTTAATCAATATACATTGATTGACGACCGATGAAATTGTAAGAAAGGCCGTTTTCTAATGGGAGGCAGTCATTTTTACAAATTTCAAAATCCTATAGCCACTCATTGGGTATTATTTTTCAAAAGAAACGGTCAACTGCATAAAACACGGCCAGTAAAATGGATTGATGTAAAATTAGCCCCAAAAAGGTAGTTGATTTCCGATTTTCTACCATATCATTTCCGATTTTCACCTCTTTTAAACTTGTAAAAGCACAAATTTGCCGCAACCAAGATCAAAAGCCTGTGTTAAGGCTTAACACAAAATGAATTATACAAGTTTACCTAACCCATGTAAGAAATTATTGTTCGCCATATGTTTTCTGGCTACAGTAGTTATTGCTCATGCACAAAAGGCAGCTGATGAAAAAGAAGCAATGAAAAATCTGCTTGACAGGCAATTTGAATTTGCACAGAAACAATATCAGTTACTGGCCAAAAACACACCGGCAGACCGCATGCCTAAAACCTATTATGCAAAAAATAATAAACTGGAAACGAGCGATACCAAATGGTGGTGCAGTGGTTTTTATCCAGGTTCGCTACTTTACATTTACGAATACACCAAAGATTCAGGTACCTTAAAAGAGGTAGAAAAGCGCCTTGCCGTACTAGAGAAGGAGAAACATTATATCGGAAACCATGATTTAGGTTTCATGATGTTCTGTAGTTTCGGCAATGCCTATCGCATTACAGGTAATGCGCGATATAAACCAACCATCGATACAGCTGCAGCTTCGCTTGCCACGCGCTACCGTCCGGCTGCTAAAGTAATCCAATCTTGGAACAGCAGTAAACAATGGAAAGGCCCTGTCATTATTGATAATATGATGAATCTGGAGTTGTTGGCATGGGTGTCTGATCATGGTGGCGATCCGAAATACAAGAAAATTGCCATCAACCATGCTGATACTTCGCTTAAAAACCATTTCAGGTCAAACTATAGTTCCTATCATGTAGTAGATTACGACATGACTACTGGCAAAGTACTTAAGAGAGGTACGGCCCAGGGGGCTTTTGACGAATCGGCCTGGAGCCGTGGTCAGGGCTGGGGATTATACGGTTATACCATGATGTACCGTTTTACCAGGAACAAACATTATCTTAATCAGGCAAAAAACATCGCAAAATTTATCATCAATCATCCGAATATGCCTGCCGATCAGGTTCCATACTGGGACTTTAACGCACCGAACATTCCAGGTACTTATCGTGATGCTTCTGCCGCTGCGGTTATTGCCTCTGGTTTGTTGGAATTAGGACAATATGCAACAAAAACCGAACGAAAATTATATGTAGGCGAAGCAAAGAAAATGATCATTTCACTCTCATCTGATGCATATACTGCAAAGCTGGGTGAAAACGGTGGTTTTTTACTGATGCACAGCACTGGAGCCTTACCCCTTAAATCTGAAGTCGACGTTCCGCTAAGCTACGCCGATTATTACTATCTCGAGGCGCTGATGCGCTACAAAAACTGGTATTTATAACACACACAAAATGGAAAGAAGAAAATTTATAGGCGCGTTGTCATTAACCGGCATATTTGGGCTGTTTAATCCTAACGAAGTTTTGTCCGCTACAAAAGTTAATAAAAATACAGGTGCTCAACCAAAAAATGACAGAGAATATTGGTATAAACTACTGTATAAAATTGCCAGCCCTGTTGTTTCCAATTTAGCCAATGGAACACTGATTAAAAATATGCCAGTGGTTACGGCACCGAAATTCGACTCCAGAACACCTGCTGTATCGTACTTAGAAGCTGTTGGCCGTACCTATGCCGGAATTGCACCCTGGCTTTCGTTACCTGATGATACCACAACCGAAGGTGTTTTAAGAAACAAGCTGAAATTACAGGCCATTCAGGGATTGGATAGCTGTTTTGCAGCAAATAGTCCTGATAAACTAAATTTTACCAAAGATTATCAGCCGATTGTTGATTCAGCCTACCTGGCACAAACCTTTTTAAGAGCCCCTAAAGCCCTATGGGAACCCTTGAAGCCCGAAACAAAACGCGAAATTATTGCTTCGTTTAAATCATTGAGGAACAGAAAACCCTTTAAAAATAACTGGTTGTTATTTGGTTCTATTACAGAAGCTTTTTTATTATCGATTGGTGAACAACACGATGAAAGCCGCTTAAATGAGGGGGTAGATACATTAAACGCATGGTATAAAGGAGATGGTTGGTATGGTGATGGCGTAAACATGGCTTTTGATTATTACAATTCTTTTGTAATCCACCCGATGATGGTGGATACGCTAGCTGTTATGCTCGATAAAAAGCTAATCAAAAAAGAACGATACGATCTTGCCGTAAAAAGGATGCAGCGTTATGTAGTCGGGCAAGAGCGTATGATTTCTCCTGAAGGAACCTATCCACCAATCGGACGTTCAATTACCTATAGAACCGGTGCTTTCCAGGCTTTAAGCCAAATTGCCTTAATGCATAAGTTACCAGCCACCATTCAGCCAGCTCAAGTGCGTTCTGCCTTAACTAAAGTAAAACAGAATATGTACGAGATCCCTGGAACTTTTGACTCAAAAGGATGGTTACAGCTTGGCTTTTGTGGTCATGATCCTGAAATAGCAGATTATTATACTTCTACAGGCAGTTTGTATATGGCCACCTTATCATTCCTTCCTTTGGGTTTACCCGCTAGCGACGAGTTTTGGGCGGCACCTGCGGCAGAGTGGACATCAAAGAAAGCCTGGGCAGCAAAACCATTCACCAAAGACTATCATGTAGATTTTTAACCTAGAAAAAAGGAGGCTGTATCTTAAAGTTAAGTTCGATTCAAATTGTTAAGTTAAGCTTCTTGATGAATCGGGATTTGGGTCGGAAAAACTAAGGATTGGGACGGGCTTGGTTCGGGCTTGGTTCGGACTTACAACAGAGTTGTGACAATTATATCCGAACCAACTATGTTTTAAAACCCTGTTAAATTTGTTGAAATAGCACATTGATTACAATTCTTTTTTTATCTTAGTGGTAATCATCCCATAATTTTAAAAATTATGGCAATATTTAAACAAGGAATCAACGGTGGTTTCACCGGGAAAGTTGGGAGCGTAATAGGCTATCAGCTAAATGGACAATGGGTAATGAAAGCTTTACCTAAATCCAGTGCAAAAAACAAAAAAGGAACAGCCCAACAAAAGCTTTGCAGGTTTGGTTTTACCAGGATGCAGCATTTCCTTAAACCCTTAATTAACTTCATTAGGGTAGGGTACAATATCGAATCTAAACTGAGGATGATGACTGCGCATAATGCTGCCAAGTCGTACAATATGCGCAATGCATTGGATGCGAATGGCGAAATTGATTAT from Flavobacterium sp. W4I14 includes these protein-coding regions:
- a CDS encoding tRNA (cmo5U34)-methyltransferase (product_source=KO:K15256; cath_funfam=3.40.50.150; cog=COG2226; ko=KO:K15256; pfam=PF13649; superfamily=53335) → MNKDYSHKATNEEIKTRFDNDVERFSNLESGQQTTIDAPLTMELCTGAAKYINPNAKELLDIGCGAGNYTLKMLSKIPNLNCTLNDLSLPMLERARDRVSVQTTGTVNVIQDDMRNLNLPENHFDIILAAATFHHLRTDADWELVFTKVYQALKPGGSIWISDLIAHDSVLIDHLFQEQYGAYLETLGGAEYKQKVFDYIEYEDTPRSLNYQLALLQKVGFSVTEILHKNSYFAAFGAIK
- a CDS encoding DNA-binding transcriptional LysR family regulator (product_source=COG0583; cath_funfam=1.10.10.10,3.40.190.10; cog=COG0583; pfam=PF00126,PF03466; superfamily=46785,53850) is translated as MELRHLLYFKTVAEELHFTKAAAKLFISQPPLSRQIKELEEELEVQLFTRSNKRVALTNAGKYFKTEVDAMFAKLEESKEVVRKIHDGVSGELKIGYISSVYQSQLAEILKLMHQEFPYLKTSLFEVPTLAQIKELEHGGLDVGILRAPVLSEKLKVESLFFDPFVVVIPLTDQKIDAKNGLADFLKKSPFIFFNKDFAPQYNQKLMEICQRMGFSPDITHEANNVHSILQLVEAGLGVSILPLSLKKQYAQLKVSFIEFDAIPVNTEVVLAYKESNKNPALSWFIKYYAELKIN
- a CDS encoding hypothetical protein (product_source=Hypo-rule applied; ko=KO:K22723; pfam=PF14378; smart=SM00014; superfamily=56281; transmembrane_helix_parts=Outside_1_19,TMhelix_20_42,Inside_43_62,TMhelix_63_80,Outside_81_131,TMhelix_132_154,Inside_155_166,TMhelix_167_189,Outside_190_226,TMhelix_227_249,Inside_250_255,TMhelix_256_273,Outside_274_277,TMhelix_278_300,Inside_301_318); protein product: MIKNNMQQEALLKNSFYNLRNIYLTVAISVGYLLLSVLLVGFKTDQLVLIFIFNALFYISKGTRQFILGFSIFIVYWILFDYMKAFPNYLFNTVHIEDLYDLEKNTFGINYHGLILTPNEYWKINSTAFLDVLTGLFYLMWVPVPLAFATYLFFKNKEQFVRFSLTFVWVNLLGFVLYYIFPAAPPWYVQEHGFEFIAKTAGNTAGLARFDHYFNITLFHGIYSKGSNVFAAMPSLHSSYPVIVVYYGLKNRLGKINIFFAAVMLGIWFSAVYTSHHYTLDVLAGLSCAFLGIISFNYLIRNTKLKQFAENMIRVIGN
- a CDS encoding unsaturated chondroitin disaccharide hydrolase (product_source=KO:K18581; cath_funfam=1.50.10.10; cleavage_site_network=SignalP-noTM; cog=COG4225; ko=KO:K18581; pfam=PF07470; superfamily=48208; transmembrane_helix_parts=Inside_1_12,TMhelix_13_32,Outside_33_407); this encodes MNYTSLPNPCKKLLFAICFLATVVIAHAQKAADEKEAMKNLLDRQFEFAQKQYQLLAKNTPADRMPKTYYAKNNKLETSDTKWWCSGFYPGSLLYIYEYTKDSGTLKEVEKRLAVLEKEKHYIGNHDLGFMMFCSFGNAYRITGNARYKPTIDTAAASLATRYRPAAKVIQSWNSSKQWKGPVIIDNMMNLELLAWVSDHGGDPKYKKIAINHADTSLKNHFRSNYSSYHVVDYDMTTGKVLKRGTAQGAFDESAWSRGQGWGLYGYTMMYRFTRNKHYLNQAKNIAKFIINHPNMPADQVPYWDFNAPNIPGTYRDASAAAVIASGLLELGQYATKTERKLYVGEAKKMIISLSSDAYTAKLGENGGFLLMHSTGALPLKSEVDVPLSYADYYYLEALMRYKNWYL